The following proteins are encoded in a genomic region of Stegostoma tigrinum isolate sSteTig4 chromosome 2, sSteTig4.hap1, whole genome shotgun sequence:
- the LOC132206635 gene encoding uncharacterized protein LOC132206635: protein LPPPPPPLPPIPLPPPPPLLLPPLPPHSSPSPPPPPHSSPPPPPPSPPPPHPSPPPPPPPSPSPPPPPPLLSPPHPPTSPPPPPPPTHSPPPPPSPPPLLPLPPPTPPPPPPPPPPPPPSPPPPTPPPPPTPPPPPPPPPSPPPPPTPPLPHPPPPTPPPPPPPLPPHPPPPPPHTSPTPPPPPPPPHPPHPPPPPPHPLPPPPPPPPLPPPPPPPHLPTPPHPPPLHSPTPPPPPPPPLPPPPPPPLPPPPPLPPHSSPPTPTHPPPPPHPHPPPPPLPPHPSPPPSMFSSPP, encoded by the exons ctccctcccccccctccccctctcccccccatccccctcccccccccacctcccctcctcctcccccccctccccccccactcctctccctcccccccccctcccccccactcctctcccccccccccccccccctc ccccccacccccccacccctcccccccccctcccccccccccctcaccctccccccccccaccccccccactcctctcccccccccacccccccacctcccccccccctcctccccccccca cccactccccccctccccccccctccccccccccactcctccccctccccccccccactcccccccccccccccccaccccctcccccccccccaccctcccctccccccc ccacacccccccccccccccaccccacctcccccccccccccccccaccctcccccccccccccccccacacctcccctcccccacccccccccacccacacctcctccccccccccccccactcccaccccaccccccccctccccccccccacacctctcccacccccccccctccccccccacccccccaccccccccaccctccccccccccccccccaccctctcccacccccccccccccccccacccctcccccccccccctccccccccccacctccccacccccccccacccccccccactccactcccccaccccccccccaccacccccac ctcctctcccccccccccctccccccccactccctccccccccccccctccccccccactcctcccctcccacccccacccacccacccccccccccccacccacacccaccccccccaccactcccaccccacccctcaccccccccc AGTATGTTCTCTTCCCCCCCTTGA